The Synchiropus splendidus isolate RoL2022-P1 chromosome 1, RoL_Sspl_1.0, whole genome shotgun sequence genome includes a window with the following:
- the tcf3b gene encoding transcription factor 3b isoform X9, translating into MSEPQQRMAAVGTDKELSDLLDFSAMFAPPVANGKNRTMTLASSQFSGSALDERSGSGSWGSGEQNSPSFSQGRGYGEGSHYNEHEGLPSSFISSGISGKSERPPFTSFGSQAGFLPSDIAMPSPDAMSPSGLKSGSQFYQSYPSNPRRRPPEGAIEAQPKKIRKPPGLPSSVYASTSGDEYARDNGGYPGGKPGAVYPGSFYMQEDPWSSSGYSAMLSNSPHIGQPGSFSAINPQDRMNYPLHGSEVNGFHSATTTYNHTPAINGESIMANRGTTAGSSGDEIGKALASIYPSDHNSNNFSSAPSTPGSPQTVAGAQSQWQRPTTPSYDGPPHALQSKIEDRLEEAIHVLRSHAVGQAPGLDGAHPDMHSLLSSVHNGGLGGLSPAFPNASLALSNRHPAMQGGKHEEPTGLPPSSTLLHGHHASGPTPSVGQPEGFTSLPGGLSRSTHSSSSSDIKREDKEDDENSSVADKSEEEKKDSKAARSRTRKEALTLQMLSSLSEPKDDFISTSPFESSQDNEDDEDLPPEVKMERERERRVANNARERLRVRDINEAFKELGRMCQLHLSHDKPQTKLLILHQAVNVILNLEQQVRERNLNPKAACLKRREEEKVSGVVGEAPMQLSGGHPSMGGDGHNPVGHM; encoded by the exons ATGAGCGAGCCGCAGCAAAGAATGGCTGCAGTGGGAACTGACAAGGAACTCAGCGACCTCCTGGATTTCAGTGCG ATGTTCGCACCTCCAGTAGCAAATGGGAAGAACAGGACGATGACACTGGCCAGCAGTCAGTTCAGTGGCTCAG CACTCGACGAGCGCAGCGGCTCTGGGTCCTGGGGTTCAGGAGAGCAGAACAGTCCCTCTTTCAGCCAAGGACGG GGCTACGGCGAAGGATCACACTACAATGAGCATGAAGGCTTGCCCTCGTCTTTCATTAGTTCAGGGATTTCAG GTAAAAGTGAGAGGCCACCGTTCACTTCCTTTGGAAGCCAG GCTGGTTTCCTTCCCAGTGACATTGCCATGCCGAGTCCAGATGCCATGTCTCCTTCTGGTCTCAAGTCTGGCTCCCAGTTTTATCAATCGTACCCAAGCAATCCAAGAAGAAGGCCGCCAGAAGGAGCGATAG AAGCTCAGCCAAAGAAGATTCGGAAACCCCCTGGCCTTCCTTCTTCG gTGTACGCATCTACATCTGGGGATGAGTATGCCAGGGATAATGGAGGATATCCTGGCGGGAAACCCGGGGCCGTCTACCCTGGCTCCTTTTACATGCAAG AAGACCCGTGGTCATCCTCTGGTTATTCTGCCATGCTCAGCAATTCTCCTCACATTGGACAGCCAGGCTCCTTTTCTGCCATTAACCCACAGGACAGGATG AACTATCCCCTGCACGGCAGTGAAGTCAACGGCTTCCACTCGGCAACAACCACCTACAATCACACACCCGCTATCAACGGCGAAAGCATTATGG CCAACCGCGGCACCACAGCTGGCAGCTCAGGAGACGAAATTGGGAAGGCTCTTGCTTCA ATCTATCCGTCGGACCACAACAGTAATAACTTCTCATCTGCTCCATCTACTCCTGGGTCTCCCCAGACTGTTGCAG GCGCCCAGTCTCAGTGGCAGAGACCAACCACACCCAGCTATGACGGGCCACCACACGCACTG CAGAGTAAAATCGAGGACCGTTTGGAGGAGGCAATCCACGTTCTGCGTAGTCATGCAGTGGGCCAAGCCCCGGGGTTGGATGGTGCTCACCCCGACATGCACAGCCTGCTGTCTTCAGTACACAATGGGGGGCTCGGAGGCCTCTCTCCGGCCTTCCCCAATGCCAGTCTCGCTCTCAGCAACAGACATCCCGCCATG CAGGGAGGGAAACACGAAGAACCCACGGGGCTTCCTCCCAGCAGCACGCTGCTGCACGGTCACCATGCCTCTGGACCCACTCCGTCAGTTGGCCAGCCAGAAGGCTTTACAA GTCTCCCTGGTGGTTTAAGCCGCTCCACacactcctccagcagctcagaCATCAAACGAGAAGACAAAGAGGATGACGAGAATTCGTCCGTGGCTGACAAgtctgaggaagaaaagaaagacagcaaagCTGCGAGGAGTCGAACCAG AAAGGAGGCGTTGACCCTCCAGATGCTCTCTAGCCTTTCAGAGCCGAAAGATGA CTTCATCTCTACATCTCCATTTGAATCTAGCCAGgacaatgaagatgatgaagacctGCCGCCCGAGGTAAAGATGGAGCGTGAGCGGGAGCGCAGAGTGGCTAACAACGCCCGCGAGCGCCTAAGAGTAAGGGACATCAATGAGGCGTTCAAAGAGCTCGGCAGAATGTGCCAGTTGCATCTCAGCCACGACAAACCTCAGACCAAACTTCTCATACTACACCAAGCTGTCAACGTCATCCTCAATTTAGAACAGCAAGTCAGAG AGCGCAACCTGAACCCCAAGGCGGCGTGTTTAAAACGGcgcgaggaggagaaggtgtctggggTGGTGGGTGAAGCGCCCATGCAGCTCTCAGGAGGCCATCCAAGTATGGGAGGAGATGGTCACAACCCAGTAGGCCACATGTAA
- the tcf3b gene encoding transcription factor 3b isoform X4 — translation MSEPQQRMAAVGTDKELSDLLDFSAMFAPPVANGKNRTMTLASSQFSGSALDERSGSGSWGSGEQNSPSFSQGRGYGEGSHYNEHEGLPSSFISSGISGKSERPPFTSFGSQAGFLPSDIAMPSPDAMSPSGLKSGSQFYQSYPSNPRRRPPEGAIEAQPKKIRKPPGLPSSVYASTSGDEYARDNGGYPGGKPGAVYPGSFYMQEDPWSSSGYSAMLSNSPHIGQPGSFSAINPQDRMKRHPLPLSPQNYPLHGSEVNGFHSATTTYNHTPAINGESIMANRGTTAGSSGDEIGKALASIYPSDHNSNNFSSAPSTPGSPQTVAGAQSQWQRPTTPSYDGPPHALQSKIEDRLEEAIHVLRSHAVGQAPGLDGAHPDMHSLLSSVHNGGLGGLSPAFPNASLALSNRHPAMQGGKHEEPTGLPPSSTLLHGHHASGPTPSVGQPEGFTSLPGGLSRSTHSSSSSDIKREDKEDDENSSVADKSEEEKKDSKAARSRTRKEALTLQMLSSLSEPKDDFISTSPFESSQDNEDDEDLPPEVKMERERERRVANNARERLRVRDINEAFKELGRMCQLHLSHDKPQTKLLILHQAVNVILNLEQQVRERNLNPKAACLKRREEEKVSGVVGEAPMQLSGGHPSMGGDGHNPVGHM, via the exons ATGAGCGAGCCGCAGCAAAGAATGGCTGCAGTGGGAACTGACAAGGAACTCAGCGACCTCCTGGATTTCAGTGCG ATGTTCGCACCTCCAGTAGCAAATGGGAAGAACAGGACGATGACACTGGCCAGCAGTCAGTTCAGTGGCTCAG CACTCGACGAGCGCAGCGGCTCTGGGTCCTGGGGTTCAGGAGAGCAGAACAGTCCCTCTTTCAGCCAAGGACGG GGCTACGGCGAAGGATCACACTACAATGAGCATGAAGGCTTGCCCTCGTCTTTCATTAGTTCAGGGATTTCAG GTAAAAGTGAGAGGCCACCGTTCACTTCCTTTGGAAGCCAG GCTGGTTTCCTTCCCAGTGACATTGCCATGCCGAGTCCAGATGCCATGTCTCCTTCTGGTCTCAAGTCTGGCTCCCAGTTTTATCAATCGTACCCAAGCAATCCAAGAAGAAGGCCGCCAGAAGGAGCGATAG AAGCTCAGCCAAAGAAGATTCGGAAACCCCCTGGCCTTCCTTCTTCG gTGTACGCATCTACATCTGGGGATGAGTATGCCAGGGATAATGGAGGATATCCTGGCGGGAAACCCGGGGCCGTCTACCCTGGCTCCTTTTACATGCAAG AAGACCCGTGGTCATCCTCTGGTTATTCTGCCATGCTCAGCAATTCTCCTCACATTGGACAGCCAGGCTCCTTTTCTGCCATTAACCCACAGGACAGGATG AAGCGTCATCCACTGCCTCTGTCCCCACAGAACTATCCCCTGCACGGCAGTGAAGTCAACGGCTTCCACTCGGCAACAACCACCTACAATCACACACCCGCTATCAACGGCGAAAGCATTATGG CCAACCGCGGCACCACAGCTGGCAGCTCAGGAGACGAAATTGGGAAGGCTCTTGCTTCA ATCTATCCGTCGGACCACAACAGTAATAACTTCTCATCTGCTCCATCTACTCCTGGGTCTCCCCAGACTGTTGCAG GCGCCCAGTCTCAGTGGCAGAGACCAACCACACCCAGCTATGACGGGCCACCACACGCACTG CAGAGTAAAATCGAGGACCGTTTGGAGGAGGCAATCCACGTTCTGCGTAGTCATGCAGTGGGCCAAGCCCCGGGGTTGGATGGTGCTCACCCCGACATGCACAGCCTGCTGTCTTCAGTACACAATGGGGGGCTCGGAGGCCTCTCTCCGGCCTTCCCCAATGCCAGTCTCGCTCTCAGCAACAGACATCCCGCCATG CAGGGAGGGAAACACGAAGAACCCACGGGGCTTCCTCCCAGCAGCACGCTGCTGCACGGTCACCATGCCTCTGGACCCACTCCGTCAGTTGGCCAGCCAGAAGGCTTTACAA GTCTCCCTGGTGGTTTAAGCCGCTCCACacactcctccagcagctcagaCATCAAACGAGAAGACAAAGAGGATGACGAGAATTCGTCCGTGGCTGACAAgtctgaggaagaaaagaaagacagcaaagCTGCGAGGAGTCGAACCAG AAAGGAGGCGTTGACCCTCCAGATGCTCTCTAGCCTTTCAGAGCCGAAAGATGA CTTCATCTCTACATCTCCATTTGAATCTAGCCAGgacaatgaagatgatgaagacctGCCGCCCGAGGTAAAGATGGAGCGTGAGCGGGAGCGCAGAGTGGCTAACAACGCCCGCGAGCGCCTAAGAGTAAGGGACATCAATGAGGCGTTCAAAGAGCTCGGCAGAATGTGCCAGTTGCATCTCAGCCACGACAAACCTCAGACCAAACTTCTCATACTACACCAAGCTGTCAACGTCATCCTCAATTTAGAACAGCAAGTCAGAG AGCGCAACCTGAACCCCAAGGCGGCGTGTTTAAAACGGcgcgaggaggagaaggtgtctggggTGGTGGGTGAAGCGCCCATGCAGCTCTCAGGAGGCCATCCAAGTATGGGAGGAGATGGTCACAACCCAGTAGGCCACATGTAA
- the tcf3b gene encoding transcription factor 3b isoform X14 — MSEPQQRMAAVGTDKELSDLLDFSAMFAPPVANGKNRTMTLASSQFSGSALDERSGSGSWGSGEQNSPSFSQGRGYGEGSHYNEHEGLPSSFISSGISGKSERPPFTSFGSQAGFLPSDIAMPSPDAMSPSGLKSGSQFYQSYPSNPRRRPPEGAIEAQPKKIRKPPGLPSSVYASTSGDEYARDNGGYPGGKPGAVYPGSFYMQEDPWSSSGYSAMLSNSPHIGQPGSFSAINPQDRMNYPLHGSEVNGFHSATTTYNHTPAINGESIMANRGTTAGSSGDEIGKALASIYPSDHNSNNFSSAPSTPGSPQTVAAGAQSQWQRPTTPSYDGPPHALQSKIEDRLEEAIHVLRSHAVGQAPGLDGAHPDMHSLLSSVHNGGLGGLSPAFPNASLALSNRHPAMQGGKHEEPTGLPPSSTLLHGHHASGPTPSVGQPEGFTSLPGGLSRSTHSSSSSDIKREDKEDDENSSVADKSEEEKKDSKAARSRTRKEALTLQMLSSLSEPKDDQDNEDDEDLPPEVKMERERERRVANNARERLRVRDINEAFKELGRMCQLHLSHDKPQTKLLILHQAVNVILNLEQQVRERNLNPKAACLKRREEEKVSGVVGEAPMQLSGGHPSMGGDGHNPVGHM; from the exons ATGAGCGAGCCGCAGCAAAGAATGGCTGCAGTGGGAACTGACAAGGAACTCAGCGACCTCCTGGATTTCAGTGCG ATGTTCGCACCTCCAGTAGCAAATGGGAAGAACAGGACGATGACACTGGCCAGCAGTCAGTTCAGTGGCTCAG CACTCGACGAGCGCAGCGGCTCTGGGTCCTGGGGTTCAGGAGAGCAGAACAGTCCCTCTTTCAGCCAAGGACGG GGCTACGGCGAAGGATCACACTACAATGAGCATGAAGGCTTGCCCTCGTCTTTCATTAGTTCAGGGATTTCAG GTAAAAGTGAGAGGCCACCGTTCACTTCCTTTGGAAGCCAG GCTGGTTTCCTTCCCAGTGACATTGCCATGCCGAGTCCAGATGCCATGTCTCCTTCTGGTCTCAAGTCTGGCTCCCAGTTTTATCAATCGTACCCAAGCAATCCAAGAAGAAGGCCGCCAGAAGGAGCGATAG AAGCTCAGCCAAAGAAGATTCGGAAACCCCCTGGCCTTCCTTCTTCG gTGTACGCATCTACATCTGGGGATGAGTATGCCAGGGATAATGGAGGATATCCTGGCGGGAAACCCGGGGCCGTCTACCCTGGCTCCTTTTACATGCAAG AAGACCCGTGGTCATCCTCTGGTTATTCTGCCATGCTCAGCAATTCTCCTCACATTGGACAGCCAGGCTCCTTTTCTGCCATTAACCCACAGGACAGGATG AACTATCCCCTGCACGGCAGTGAAGTCAACGGCTTCCACTCGGCAACAACCACCTACAATCACACACCCGCTATCAACGGCGAAAGCATTATGG CCAACCGCGGCACCACAGCTGGCAGCTCAGGAGACGAAATTGGGAAGGCTCTTGCTTCA ATCTATCCGTCGGACCACAACAGTAATAACTTCTCATCTGCTCCATCTACTCCTGGGTCTCCCCAGACTGTTGCAG CAGGCGCCCAGTCTCAGTGGCAGAGACCAACCACACCCAGCTATGACGGGCCACCACACGCACTG CAGAGTAAAATCGAGGACCGTTTGGAGGAGGCAATCCACGTTCTGCGTAGTCATGCAGTGGGCCAAGCCCCGGGGTTGGATGGTGCTCACCCCGACATGCACAGCCTGCTGTCTTCAGTACACAATGGGGGGCTCGGAGGCCTCTCTCCGGCCTTCCCCAATGCCAGTCTCGCTCTCAGCAACAGACATCCCGCCATG CAGGGAGGGAAACACGAAGAACCCACGGGGCTTCCTCCCAGCAGCACGCTGCTGCACGGTCACCATGCCTCTGGACCCACTCCGTCAGTTGGCCAGCCAGAAGGCTTTACAA GTCTCCCTGGTGGTTTAAGCCGCTCCACacactcctccagcagctcagaCATCAAACGAGAAGACAAAGAGGATGACGAGAATTCGTCCGTGGCTGACAAgtctgaggaagaaaagaaagacagcaaagCTGCGAGGAGTCGAACCAG AAAGGAGGCGTTGACCCTCCAGATGCTCTCTAGCCTTTCAGAGCCGAAAGATGA CCAGgacaatgaagatgatgaagacctGCCGCCCGAGGTAAAGATGGAGCGTGAGCGGGAGCGCAGAGTGGCTAACAACGCCCGCGAGCGCCTAAGAGTAAGGGACATCAATGAGGCGTTCAAAGAGCTCGGCAGAATGTGCCAGTTGCATCTCAGCCACGACAAACCTCAGACCAAACTTCTCATACTACACCAAGCTGTCAACGTCATCCTCAATTTAGAACAGCAAGTCAGAG AGCGCAACCTGAACCCCAAGGCGGCGTGTTTAAAACGGcgcgaggaggagaaggtgtctggggTGGTGGGTGAAGCGCCCATGCAGCTCTCAGGAGGCCATCCAAGTATGGGAGGAGATGGTCACAACCCAGTAGGCCACATGTAA
- the tcf3b gene encoding transcription factor 3b isoform X13: MFAPPVANGKNRTMTLASSQFSGSALDERSGSGSWGSGEQNSPSFSQGRGYGEGSHYNEHEGLPSSFISSGISGKSERPPFTSFGSQAGFLPSDIAMPSPDAMSPSGLKSGSQFYQSYPSNPRRRPPEGAIEAQPKKIRKPPGLPSSVYASTSGDEYARDNGGYPGGKPGAVYPGSFYMQEDPWSSSGYSAMLSNSPHIGQPGSFSAINPQDRMKRHPLPLSPQNYPLHGSEVNGFHSATTTYNHTPAINGESIMANRGTTAGSSGDEIGKALASIYPSDHNSNNFSSAPSTPGSPQTVAAGAQSQWQRPTTPSYDGPPHALQSKIEDRLEEAIHVLRSHAVGQAPGLDGAHPDMHSLLSSVHNGGLGGLSPAFPNASLALSNRHPAMQGGKHEEPTGLPPSSTLLHGHHASGPTPSVGQPEGFTSLPGGLSRSTHSSSSSDIKREDKEDDENSSVADKSEEEKKDSKAARSRTRKEALTLQMLSSLSEPKDDFISTSPFESSQDNEDDEDLPPEVKMERERERRVANNARERLRVRDINEAFKELGRMCQLHLSHDKPQTKLLILHQAVNVILNLEQQVRERNLNPKAACLKRREEEKVSGVVGEAPMQLSGGHPSMGGDGHNPVGHM; this comes from the exons ATGTTCGCACCTCCAGTAGCAAATGGGAAGAACAGGACGATGACACTGGCCAGCAGTCAGTTCAGTGGCTCAG CACTCGACGAGCGCAGCGGCTCTGGGTCCTGGGGTTCAGGAGAGCAGAACAGTCCCTCTTTCAGCCAAGGACGG GGCTACGGCGAAGGATCACACTACAATGAGCATGAAGGCTTGCCCTCGTCTTTCATTAGTTCAGGGATTTCAG GTAAAAGTGAGAGGCCACCGTTCACTTCCTTTGGAAGCCAG GCTGGTTTCCTTCCCAGTGACATTGCCATGCCGAGTCCAGATGCCATGTCTCCTTCTGGTCTCAAGTCTGGCTCCCAGTTTTATCAATCGTACCCAAGCAATCCAAGAAGAAGGCCGCCAGAAGGAGCGATAG AAGCTCAGCCAAAGAAGATTCGGAAACCCCCTGGCCTTCCTTCTTCG gTGTACGCATCTACATCTGGGGATGAGTATGCCAGGGATAATGGAGGATATCCTGGCGGGAAACCCGGGGCCGTCTACCCTGGCTCCTTTTACATGCAAG AAGACCCGTGGTCATCCTCTGGTTATTCTGCCATGCTCAGCAATTCTCCTCACATTGGACAGCCAGGCTCCTTTTCTGCCATTAACCCACAGGACAGGATG AAGCGTCATCCACTGCCTCTGTCCCCACAGAACTATCCCCTGCACGGCAGTGAAGTCAACGGCTTCCACTCGGCAACAACCACCTACAATCACACACCCGCTATCAACGGCGAAAGCATTATGG CCAACCGCGGCACCACAGCTGGCAGCTCAGGAGACGAAATTGGGAAGGCTCTTGCTTCA ATCTATCCGTCGGACCACAACAGTAATAACTTCTCATCTGCTCCATCTACTCCTGGGTCTCCCCAGACTGTTGCAG CAGGCGCCCAGTCTCAGTGGCAGAGACCAACCACACCCAGCTATGACGGGCCACCACACGCACTG CAGAGTAAAATCGAGGACCGTTTGGAGGAGGCAATCCACGTTCTGCGTAGTCATGCAGTGGGCCAAGCCCCGGGGTTGGATGGTGCTCACCCCGACATGCACAGCCTGCTGTCTTCAGTACACAATGGGGGGCTCGGAGGCCTCTCTCCGGCCTTCCCCAATGCCAGTCTCGCTCTCAGCAACAGACATCCCGCCATG CAGGGAGGGAAACACGAAGAACCCACGGGGCTTCCTCCCAGCAGCACGCTGCTGCACGGTCACCATGCCTCTGGACCCACTCCGTCAGTTGGCCAGCCAGAAGGCTTTACAA GTCTCCCTGGTGGTTTAAGCCGCTCCACacactcctccagcagctcagaCATCAAACGAGAAGACAAAGAGGATGACGAGAATTCGTCCGTGGCTGACAAgtctgaggaagaaaagaaagacagcaaagCTGCGAGGAGTCGAACCAG AAAGGAGGCGTTGACCCTCCAGATGCTCTCTAGCCTTTCAGAGCCGAAAGATGA CTTCATCTCTACATCTCCATTTGAATCTAGCCAGgacaatgaagatgatgaagacctGCCGCCCGAGGTAAAGATGGAGCGTGAGCGGGAGCGCAGAGTGGCTAACAACGCCCGCGAGCGCCTAAGAGTAAGGGACATCAATGAGGCGTTCAAAGAGCTCGGCAGAATGTGCCAGTTGCATCTCAGCCACGACAAACCTCAGACCAAACTTCTCATACTACACCAAGCTGTCAACGTCATCCTCAATTTAGAACAGCAAGTCAGAG AGCGCAACCTGAACCCCAAGGCGGCGTGTTTAAAACGGcgcgaggaggagaaggtgtctggggTGGTGGGTGAAGCGCCCATGCAGCTCTCAGGAGGCCATCCAAGTATGGGAGGAGATGGTCACAACCCAGTAGGCCACATGTAA